TCGATGGCGACCGTATCTGGGTCGATGCCAGCGAACCAGCAGCGCAGCCAGTTGTCGGTAGCATACTGCACGATGTCGAGGAACGGCGGAGACGTGACCGTGAGGTCGACCGAGGCAGTAGGTATTCCTGGGACAGCCCATGCGGCACAAGTATGCAGGCTGGATCGCACCTGGCTTGGCGCACACCCATCCCGGAGCAAGCTCTTCGACTTCTTGAGAATCACAGACACCACGTCCCGCTCCGGCGGCGAGATGCCCAGCTTCTCGTTAATTTTAAGTTGAGCTTTGACTGACACGGCTTGGTTTGGGGGCATTGAACGCCCAGAGAAGAAGCCCGGCGAATGGCCCGAGAGGCGATTAATTGCCACCATCCGAATCCAGTCTGCCACGGGGTCGATGTCGTTAGATCCGAGAGGCGCTCGCTCGGCAAGCCATAACCGTAAGGCTTCTAGCTTTTTTAGCGTCGCCGGGTGGTAGAATGCAAGTAGATCTTCGCGTTCAATCTCGCCCTGCGACCAATCAACCGATTTCAGCGCCACGGCGACGGCCTGCAAAGATATGGGGCGAAGCCTCGCGTAGGTCAAAAGGATCGAAAGAGGGTTTATGTCATTGCCAAAAGCCTGACGTCCCATCAGTGCCGCTTGTACTGGCGTCGTGCCTCGCCCCATGAAGGGGTCGAACACCACGTCTCCGGGCTTTGTTAATCTAGCGATGAAGAATTCCGGCAACTGCGCCTTGAAACAGGCGCGGTAGGAGATCTCGTGGATCGAATGCGCCTGGCGCTGCCCTGCCGTCCAGAACTCGTTGGTTAGATAAGGAATATTTCCAACCGTTTCGGCTACAGTGCGCTTACCGAAGCCATTGAACGCCAGAAGGTCGTCGATAAAGGTTTCCGCCGTTTCGGCAAACGCCTCGCAATCGAAGATGGAAAGCTGGTTCATTGTTCTACGGTATAAACTCCTTGATGCACAAATGCTTGCCAAAAGGCCTTAGCCAGGTGACAAAAGATAGATGCCACACGGAGC
The DNA window shown above is from Deltaproteobacteria bacterium and carries:
- a CDS encoding site-specific DNA-methyltransferase; the encoded protein is MNQLSIFDCEAFAETAETFIDDLLAFNGFGKRTVAETVGNIPYLTNEFWTAGQRQAHSIHEISYRACFKAQLPEFFIARLTKPGDVVFDPFMGRGTTPVQAALMGRQAFGNDINPLSILLTYARLRPISLQAVAVALKSVDWSQGEIEREDLLAFYHPATLKKLEALRLWLAERAPLGSNDIDPVADWIRMVAINRLSGHSPGFFSGRSMPPNQAVSVKAQLKINEKLGISPPERDVVSVILKKSKSLLRDGCAPSQVRSSLHTCAAWAVPGIPTASVDLTVTSPPFLDIVQYATDNWLRCWFAGIDPDTVAIDMHRTEEAWTAMIRRVLVEQARILRPGGYVAFEVGEVRNGEVLLEQLVWKAAEGLAFNRLSVMVNEQAFTKTANCWGVANGAMGTNTNRIVLLQRH